The following are from one region of the Stenotrophomonas lactitubi genome:
- a CDS encoding ABC transporter permease, translating into MSMMSTMMTVMRKELRDLSRDRRTLMLTLLFGPLLYPLLILGMGKLAESRVRIQIEQPLQIPTIGAENAPNLVRFLAAQGLNTAPAPKDLAEAIRSQEIDVALRISPDFSKDWADGKPALVEVIRDSTRRAAEVPSARLQAALATYNGQVGALRLMARGVDAQVARPLEVATQDMASAEAKRGMMLSMLLPVLLTLTSFIGGAYLVMDATAGERERQSLEPLLATPGSRSAIVSGKIAAACVVGFASLLLTLIAFKASAQIAPGNVGRQLNMNIGSMLQMLLVMVPMLLIGTSLLTFLSAAAKSMKEAQSHMTWLVLLPMLPGYALMAYPVKSELWQYAVPFLSQNQMLLKVIRHEAISPTIWAVYLGASLGLAAVLWFAAVRRYHNERLAISG; encoded by the coding sequence ATGAGCATGATGTCGACCATGATGACGGTGATGCGCAAGGAACTGCGCGACCTCTCGCGTGACCGCCGCACCCTGATGCTGACCCTGCTGTTTGGTCCACTGCTGTACCCGCTGCTGATCCTGGGCATGGGCAAGCTGGCCGAAAGCCGTGTGCGCATCCAGATTGAACAGCCACTGCAGATCCCGACCATCGGTGCCGAGAATGCGCCGAACCTGGTGCGTTTCCTGGCCGCGCAGGGGCTGAACACCGCGCCGGCGCCCAAGGATCTGGCCGAGGCGATCCGCTCGCAGGAGATCGACGTCGCGCTGCGCATCAGCCCCGATTTCAGCAAGGACTGGGCCGACGGCAAGCCCGCGCTGGTGGAAGTGATCCGTGACAGTACCCGGCGCGCCGCCGAGGTACCCAGCGCCCGCCTGCAGGCGGCCCTGGCGACCTACAACGGCCAGGTCGGTGCACTGCGGCTGATGGCACGTGGCGTCGACGCACAGGTGGCGCGGCCGCTGGAGGTGGCTACCCAGGACATGGCCAGCGCCGAGGCCAAGCGCGGCATGATGCTGTCGATGCTGCTGCCGGTGCTGCTGACGCTGACCTCGTTCATCGGTGGCGCCTATCTGGTGATGGATGCCACCGCCGGTGAGCGCGAGCGGCAATCGCTGGAGCCGCTGCTGGCGACCCCGGGTTCGCGCAGCGCCATCGTCAGCGGCAAGATCGCCGCCGCCTGCGTGGTCGGTTTCGCCTCGTTGCTGCTGACGTTGATCGCGTTCAAGGCCAGTGCGCAGATCGCGCCCGGCAATGTCGGCCGGCAGCTCAACATGAACATCGGCTCGATGTTGCAGATGCTGCTGGTGATGGTGCCGATGCTGCTGATCGGCACCTCGCTGCTGACCTTCCTCTCGGCCGCGGCCAAGAGCATGAAGGAAGCGCAGAGCCACATGACCTGGCTGGTGCTGCTGCCGATGCTGCCCGGCTACGCGCTGATGGCCTACCCGGTGAAGAGCGAGCTGTGGCAGTACGCAGTGCCGTTCCTGTCGCAGAACCAGATGCTGTTGAAGGTGATCCGCCACGAGGCGATCAGCCCGACCATCTGGGCGGTCTACCTCGGCGCAAGCCTGGGTCTGGCCGCAGTGCTGTGGTTTGCTGCCGTGCGTCGTTACCACAACGAACGCCTGGCGATTTCCGGCTGA
- a CDS encoding ABC transporter ATP-binding protein yields MIVADNLHKAFNTRTGRIQAVADVGFRAEDGRITGLLGPNGAGKTTTMRMLYTLMTPDEGSITVDGIDAARNPVEVRRHLGVLPDARGVYKRLTARENIAYFGELHGLSASRIRERIEVLSHALDMADILDRQTDGFSQGQRTKTAIARALVHDPRNVILDEPTNGLDVMTTRALRRFLLGLREEGRCVILSSHIMQEVGALCDHIVIIAKGTVMAAGSADELRAQSGEPNLEDAFVKLIGSEEGLHA; encoded by the coding sequence ATGATCGTCGCCGACAACCTGCACAAGGCCTTCAATACCCGCACCGGCCGTATCCAGGCCGTGGCCGATGTCGGCTTCCGCGCCGAGGATGGGCGCATCACCGGCCTGCTCGGTCCGAACGGCGCCGGCAAGACCACCACCATGCGCATGCTGTACACGCTGATGACGCCGGATGAAGGCAGCATCACCGTCGATGGCATCGATGCCGCCCGCAATCCGGTGGAAGTACGTCGCCATCTCGGCGTACTGCCCGACGCGCGTGGCGTCTACAAGCGGCTGACCGCGCGTGAAAACATCGCCTATTTCGGCGAGCTGCATGGCCTGTCCGCGTCGCGCATCCGCGAACGCATCGAAGTGCTGTCGCATGCGCTGGACATGGCTGACATCCTAGATCGGCAGACCGATGGCTTCTCGCAGGGCCAGCGAACCAAGACCGCTATTGCCCGCGCGCTGGTGCACGACCCGCGCAACGTGATCCTCGACGAACCCACCAACGGCCTGGACGTGATGACCACCCGCGCACTTCGCCGCTTCCTGCTGGGCCTGCGCGAGGAAGGGCGCTGCGTGATCCTGTCCAGCCACATCATGCAGGAGGTCGGTGCGCTGTGTGACCACATCGTGATCATCGCCAAGGGCACGGTGATGGCCGCCGGCAGCGCCGATGAACTGCGTGCGCAGTCCGGCGAACCCAACCTGGAAGATGCGTTCGTGAAACTGATCGGCAGCGAAGAGGGCCTGCACGCATGA
- a CDS encoding alpha/beta hydrolase, whose protein sequence is MQRHHFARAGLLASMLIAGCSAPPQAGSDGAGDSLSRRYGQIDFRPCTLATEGASANVEAQCATFQVPEDRSRPDGRRIDLRVAWLESGNSGSGLPDPVFFLAGGPGQAASEVAVIVDTALRQVRKQRDIFLIDQRGTGGSNPLSCLGADGKELPMDEDAAPSEALLREYAERCAASLKGRADPRFYTTAEAIADLDAVRQALGADTLNLVGGSYGTRVAQRYAAAYPQHTRSIVIDGVVPNDLVVGGEFANTFDNAITLQSAQCRKDVACSKRFPVDTRAQLRSVADTLRRTPVTVEYRDPGTNAPRKDVLTPDSVVGLAFAFSYVPQYSSLLPLVLDEAAQGRYAPLASLVRGATRSMDFQINRGMQWSVICSEDAPRYQAPAESGDALFGPEAARAFFAACPVWPHQPAPAAAAAPLRSDLPVLLLSGELDPVTPPRYAEQVLKGLPKGRALVARGQGHGTLAAGCMPRLLGQFIDTTDAKALDASCLDTLSYVPAFTSFNGWAP, encoded by the coding sequence ATGCAACGACACCATTTCGCGCGGGCCGGGTTGCTGGCCAGCATGCTGATTGCCGGCTGCAGCGCACCGCCGCAGGCAGGGTCCGACGGCGCAGGCGATTCGCTCAGCCGCCGCTACGGCCAGATCGATTTCCGCCCCTGCACGCTGGCCACCGAAGGCGCCAGCGCCAACGTCGAGGCGCAGTGCGCCACCTTCCAGGTGCCGGAAGACCGGTCCCGTCCGGATGGCCGCAGGATCGACCTGCGCGTGGCCTGGCTGGAGTCGGGCAACAGCGGTTCCGGCCTGCCGGACCCGGTGTTCTTCCTGGCCGGTGGCCCTGGCCAGGCGGCCAGCGAGGTCGCCGTCATCGTCGATACGGCACTGCGCCAGGTGCGCAAGCAGCGCGACATCTTCCTGATCGACCAGCGTGGCACCGGTGGCTCCAACCCGCTCAGCTGCCTGGGCGCGGATGGCAAGGAGCTGCCGATGGATGAAGACGCTGCGCCCAGCGAGGCGCTGCTGCGCGAGTACGCGGAGCGCTGCGCCGCGTCGCTGAAGGGCCGTGCCGACCCGCGCTTCTATACCACCGCCGAGGCCATCGCCGATCTGGACGCGGTACGCCAGGCGCTCGGCGCCGATACGCTCAACCTGGTTGGCGGCTCGTACGGCACCCGCGTTGCCCAGCGCTACGCTGCGGCCTATCCGCAGCACACCCGCAGCATCGTCATCGACGGCGTGGTGCCGAACGATCTGGTGGTCGGGGGCGAATTCGCCAATACCTTCGACAACGCCATCACCCTGCAGTCGGCGCAGTGCCGCAAGGATGTTGCCTGCAGCAAGCGCTTCCCGGTCGATACCCGCGCACAGCTGCGCAGCGTTGCGGACACCCTGCGCCGCACGCCGGTTACCGTCGAGTACCGCGATCCGGGCACGAATGCGCCGCGCAAGGATGTGTTGACCCCGGACAGCGTGGTCGGCCTTGCGTTCGCTTTCTCCTACGTGCCGCAGTATTCCTCGCTGCTGCCACTGGTGCTGGACGAGGCCGCGCAGGGGCGTTACGCGCCACTGGCCTCGCTGGTACGCGGTGCGACCCGCAGCATGGATTTCCAGATCAACCGCGGGATGCAGTGGTCGGTGATCTGCAGCGAAGATGCACCGCGCTACCAGGCGCCGGCGGAAAGCGGAGATGCGTTGTTCGGACCGGAAGCGGCGCGTGCGTTCTTTGCCGCCTGCCCGGTGTGGCCGCACCAGCCGGCACCGGCGGCAGCAGCAGCGCCACTGCGCAGTGATCTGCCGGTGCTGCTGCTGTCCGGCGAGCTGGACCCGGTGACGCCGCCGCGTTACGCCGAACAGGTGCTCAAGGGGCTGCCGAAGGGACGTGCGCTGGTTGCCCGCGGGCAAGGCCACGGCACCCTGGCCGCCGGTTGCATGCCGCGCCTGCTCGGCCAGTTCATCGACACCACCGATGCCAAGGCGCTGGATGCCAGCTGCCTGGACACGCTGAGCTACGTGCCGGCGTTCACCTCGTTCAACGGATGGGCCCCATGA
- a CDS encoding GGDEF domain-containing protein, which yields MRAPPFLQRRMSLDFPTVAVLGFLLCVGIALGFSLLLVVLRGQPVLRLWTLSLWALTLGVTLLALRPYLPQVPAILAGNAAMAACAVLLLRGMALHLDQPLPVWGPLLLVAAFMAGIFLFLVPWPNLVVRLHVFSVFAAIIDGWIAWLLLRHAPPQQRTSCRLAAAVFLAEGLLYVVRLFLPVAAGAGEDIMRTGTPMFVTYLAGVMLELARCFALVLLLVERMLVELRRAARIDGLTGLLNRSAVLADGQLQLEQARRHGTPLALLLLDVDHFKQVNDRWGHLAGDHVLQHFTGVLQRCAIGRVHLLSRYGGEEFLLLLPGSSGNEATALADAIRQGLQQRPALLDAGPVAVTASIGLVLDDGRTDLSGLIALADTALYRAKAEGRNRLVAVPTPA from the coding sequence ATGCGCGCGCCGCCCTTCCTGCAGCGCCGCATGTCCCTGGATTTCCCCACCGTCGCCGTGCTTGGCTTCCTGCTCTGCGTGGGCATCGCGCTGGGGTTCTCGTTGCTGCTGGTGGTGCTGCGCGGGCAACCGGTGCTGCGGCTGTGGACGCTCAGCCTGTGGGCCCTGACCCTGGGCGTGACCCTGCTGGCGCTGCGCCCCTACCTGCCGCAGGTGCCGGCGATTCTGGCCGGCAACGCAGCGATGGCTGCCTGCGCGGTGCTGCTGCTGCGTGGCATGGCCCTGCATCTGGACCAACCCCTGCCGGTATGGGGACCGCTGTTGCTGGTGGCCGCGTTCATGGCCGGCATCTTTCTGTTCCTGGTGCCGTGGCCGAACCTGGTCGTGCGCCTGCATGTATTCAGTGTGTTCGCTGCGATCATCGACGGCTGGATCGCCTGGCTGCTGCTGCGCCACGCCCCGCCACAGCAGCGCACCAGCTGCAGGCTGGCCGCTGCGGTATTCCTCGCCGAGGGCCTGCTGTACGTGGTGCGCCTGTTCCTGCCCGTGGCGGCCGGCGCCGGCGAGGACATCATGCGCACCGGCACGCCGATGTTCGTGACCTACCTGGCCGGGGTAATGCTGGAGTTGGCCCGTTGCTTCGCTCTGGTGCTGCTGCTGGTCGAACGCATGCTGGTGGAACTGCGTCGGGCTGCGCGGATCGATGGTCTTACCGGCCTGCTCAATCGCAGCGCGGTGCTCGCGGATGGGCAGCTGCAGCTGGAACAGGCGCGCCGGCACGGTACGCCGTTGGCGCTGCTGTTGCTGGATGTGGATCATTTCAAGCAGGTCAACGATCGCTGGGGTCATCTGGCGGGTGACCACGTGCTGCAGCACTTCACCGGGGTGCTGCAGCGCTGCGCGATCGGCCGCGTGCATCTGCTCAGCCGCTATGGGGGCGAGGAGTTCCTGTTGCTGCTGCCTGGCAGCAGCGGCAACGAGGCGACAGCGCTGGCCGACGCGATCCGCCAGGGGCTGCAGCAGCGTCCGGCCCTGCTCGATGCCGGTCCGGTGGCGGTGACCGCCAGCATCGGGCTGGTGCTGGACGATGGCCGGACCGATCTTTCCGGCTTGATCGCGCTGGCCGACACGGCCCTGTACCGGGCCAAGGCCGAGGGCCGCAACCGCCTGGTGGCGGTGCCGACGCCGGCCTAG
- a CDS encoding DUF1203 domain-containing protein gives MHSWQLSGIDHQPFEALFESSDDALAAQGIVRRRAGDSGGYPCRVSLTDAPAGAELLLLPYTHLASQSPYRASGPIFVQRGATRCMLPAGVVPAYVHRRLMSVRAYDSADFMLSGLVCQGNEVAAHLDRLFADATVAFVQLHNAGHGCFSCQVDRAGNQRS, from the coding sequence ATGCATTCGTGGCAACTCAGTGGCATCGACCACCAGCCGTTCGAAGCACTTTTCGAATCCAGCGACGATGCGTTGGCTGCACAGGGAATCGTGCGGCGACGCGCCGGCGACAGCGGCGGCTACCCCTGCAGGGTCAGCCTGACCGACGCGCCGGCGGGTGCGGAACTGCTTCTGCTGCCATACACACACCTGGCCTCGCAGTCGCCCTACCGCGCCTCGGGCCCGATCTTCGTGCAGCGTGGTGCCACCCGCTGCATGCTGCCGGCAGGCGTGGTACCTGCCTACGTGCACCGTCGGCTGATGTCAGTGCGTGCCTATGACAGCGCGGACTTCATGCTGAGCGGCTTGGTATGCCAGGGCAACGAGGTTGCTGCGCACCTGGACCGGTTGTTCGCCGATGCGACGGTGGCCTTCGTGCAACTGCACAACGCAGGGCATGGATGCTTTTCGTGCCAGGTGGATCGAGCCGGCAATCAACGGTCGTGA
- a CDS encoding lytic polysaccharide monooxygenase, producing MSLRYTPLLLATVFVGAGVGVAGNAAAHGTMITPVSRVYACFQGNPENPTNPACAAAKAVAGSQAFYDWNGINQANANGNHQAVVPDGKLCSGSNPTFRGLDLDRSDWQTTPIQPDANGRFTFVFKATAPHATRDWKFFVTRAGWQPGSPLRWADLQEFCSLGNTPLSADGTYKLQCTLPQRSGQHVIYNTWQRSDSTEAFYTCMDVRFEGGGGTTPVPQWQDAGPVTARTELPVGTTLALRVFNANGNDVERVEATLAAGQTAPAQWPLALARKVNASAQHARVGVLSNGAITPIASATDNRVYLKDGNRFQLDTKVPDPGTPSPGGDFDHVYPAGIGSYVPGQTVVKGSDGKLYACRPFPEGAWCNVNAEAYRPGVGSAWRDAWVPY from the coding sequence ATGTCTCTGCGATACACCCCATTGCTGTTGGCTACCGTCTTCGTTGGCGCCGGTGTTGGCGTTGCCGGCAACGCGGCCGCACACGGCACGATGATCACCCCGGTCAGCCGCGTCTATGCCTGTTTCCAGGGCAACCCGGAAAATCCCACCAACCCGGCCTGCGCGGCCGCCAAGGCAGTGGCCGGCTCACAGGCGTTCTACGACTGGAACGGCATCAACCAGGCCAACGCCAACGGCAACCACCAGGCCGTGGTGCCCGACGGCAAGCTGTGCAGCGGCAGCAACCCGACTTTCCGCGGCCTGGACCTGGATCGCAGTGACTGGCAGACCACGCCGATCCAGCCCGATGCGAACGGCAGGTTCACCTTCGTGTTCAAGGCCACCGCCCCGCATGCCACGCGTGACTGGAAGTTCTTCGTCACACGCGCCGGCTGGCAGCCGGGCAGCCCGCTGCGCTGGGCCGACCTGCAGGAATTCTGCTCGCTGGGCAATACGCCGCTGTCGGCCGATGGCACCTACAAGCTGCAATGCACGCTGCCGCAGCGCAGCGGCCAGCATGTGATCTACAACACCTGGCAGCGCTCGGATTCGACCGAAGCGTTCTACACCTGCATGGATGTGCGCTTTGAAGGCGGCGGCGGTACCACGCCGGTACCGCAGTGGCAGGATGCCGGGCCGGTCACCGCGCGTACCGAACTGCCGGTCGGCACCACCCTGGCGCTGCGTGTGTTCAATGCCAACGGCAACGATGTGGAACGTGTGGAAGCCACGCTCGCCGCAGGCCAGACCGCGCCAGCGCAGTGGCCGCTGGCGCTGGCCCGCAAGGTCAATGCCAGTGCCCAGCATGCGCGCGTGGGGGTGCTCAGCAACGGCGCGATCACGCCGATCGCCTCGGCCACCGACAACCGCGTGTACCTGAAGGACGGCAACCGCTTCCAGCTGGACACGAAGGTGCCGGACCCGGGCACGCCGTCGCCCGGCGGTGACTTCGACCATGTGTATCCGGCCGGCATCGGCAGCTACGTACCCGGGCAGACCGTGGTGAAGGGCAGCGACGGCAAGCTGTACGCCTGCCGCCCGTTCCCGGAAGGCGCGTGGTGCAACGTCAATGCCGAGGCGTACCGGCCGGGCGTGGGCTCGGCGTGGCGCGATGCCTGGGTGCCGTACTGA
- a CDS encoding lytic polysaccharide monooxygenase, giving the protein MQPLNRLALAMTAIAGLGVSASALAHGTMSKPSSRVYACYQGNPENPTNPACAAAKAIGGAQPFYDWSGINQANANGNHQAVVPDGQLCSGGNSKYRGLDLDRSDWSTTPIRADGNGRYTFEFLAPAPHATRDWKFYVTREGWQPGSPVGWSDLQEFCTLGNVPLSEGGVYKLDCPLPQRTGQHLIYNTWQRSDSAEAFYTCMDVRFEGGGGVTPPPQWHDAGPVTARGALDAGTTLTLRVFNANGNDLERIDTTLTTGQTLPTQWPLTLARAVNAGARHARIGLLENGVITPIASATANRVYLAQGHRFQLDTKVPDPVQPPGDFDFIYPAGIGSYVPGQTVVKSSDGKLYACRPFPEGAWCNVNAEAYRPGVGSAWRDAWVPY; this is encoded by the coding sequence ATGCAACCGCTCAATCGACTCGCTCTCGCGATGACTGCCATCGCCGGCCTGGGCGTCTCTGCCAGTGCGCTGGCGCACGGCACCATGTCCAAACCCAGCAGCCGGGTCTATGCCTGCTACCAGGGCAATCCGGAGAACCCGACCAATCCGGCGTGCGCCGCCGCAAAAGCGATCGGCGGTGCACAGCCCTTCTATGACTGGTCCGGCATCAACCAGGCCAATGCCAACGGCAATCACCAGGCCGTGGTGCCGGACGGACAGTTGTGCAGCGGTGGCAACAGCAAGTACCGCGGCCTGGATCTGGATCGGTCCGACTGGTCGACCACCCCGATCCGCGCCGATGGCAACGGCCGCTACACCTTTGAATTTCTTGCGCCCGCCCCGCATGCCACCCGTGACTGGAAGTTCTATGTGACGCGCGAAGGATGGCAGCCAGGTTCGCCCGTGGGCTGGTCGGATCTGCAGGAGTTCTGCACCTTGGGCAACGTGCCGCTGTCGGAAGGTGGTGTCTACAAGCTGGATTGCCCGTTGCCCCAGCGCACCGGCCAGCATCTGATCTACAACACCTGGCAGCGCTCGGATTCGGCCGAGGCGTTCTACACCTGCATGGACGTGCGTTTCGAGGGTGGCGGTGGTGTAACGCCGCCGCCGCAATGGCACGATGCCGGCCCTGTCACCGCGCGCGGAGCCCTGGATGCGGGTACGACCCTCACCCTGCGCGTGTTCAACGCGAACGGCAATGATCTGGAACGCATCGACACCACGCTGACCACTGGCCAGACGCTGCCAACGCAGTGGCCGCTGACGTTGGCCCGTGCGGTCAATGCAGGCGCGCGGCATGCCCGCATCGGCCTGCTGGAGAATGGTGTGATCACGCCGATTGCCTCAGCAACGGCGAACCGCGTCTACCTGGCGCAGGGGCATCGGTTCCAGCTGGATACGAAGGTGCCCGATCCGGTGCAGCCGCCGGGCGACTTCGATTTCATCTATCCGGCCGGCATCGGCAGCTACGTGCCCGGGCAGACCGTGGTGAAGAGCAGCGACGGCAAGCTCTACGCCTGCCGCCCGTTCCCGGAAGGCGCGTGGTGCAACGTCAATGCCGAGGCGTACCGGCCGGGCGTGGGCTCGGCCTGGCGCGATGCCTGGGTGCCGTACTGA
- a CDS encoding ferredoxin--NADP reductase, with protein sequence MPVQFPIKLVDRRMLAPSIGHYQFVRDDGQPLDFQPGQFIQVHFSYADGTETKRSYSLATIHDHALGPGEAVDIAVSFVPGGAATALFEALDIGGQVSASGPYGRFCLNPGDHNGRYLLIATGTGVTPYRSMLPLLATAMAERGVQVVLLQGARSPGELLYSEDFYSFAEKHPNFRYVPCLSRELPAEPHPDVHHGYVQQALAEFTPDPATDIAYLCGNPDMVDACAEALKAAGLGNPQIRREKYVSSK encoded by the coding sequence GTGCCTGTCCAATTCCCCATCAAACTGGTCGACCGCCGCATGCTGGCGCCCTCCATCGGCCATTACCAGTTCGTGCGTGACGACGGCCAGCCGCTGGATTTCCAGCCCGGCCAGTTCATCCAGGTCCATTTCAGCTACGCCGATGGCACCGAAACCAAGCGCAGCTATTCGCTGGCGACCATCCACGACCACGCGCTGGGCCCGGGCGAGGCGGTGGATATCGCGGTCAGCTTCGTCCCCGGCGGCGCCGCCACGGCCCTGTTCGAGGCGCTGGACATCGGCGGCCAGGTCAGCGCGTCCGGCCCCTACGGCCGGTTCTGCCTGAACCCGGGCGACCACAACGGCCGCTACCTGCTGATCGCCACCGGCACCGGCGTCACCCCGTACCGCTCGATGCTGCCGTTGCTGGCAACGGCGATGGCCGAGCGCGGCGTGCAGGTGGTCCTGCTGCAGGGTGCACGCAGCCCGGGCGAGCTGCTGTACAGCGAAGACTTCTACAGCTTCGCCGAAAAGCACCCGAACTTCCGGTATGTGCCGTGCCTGTCGCGTGAACTGCCGGCCGAGCCGCACCCGGATGTACACCATGGCTACGTGCAGCAGGCGCTGGCGGAATTCACGCCGGACCCGGCCACCGACATCGCCTACCTGTGCGGTAACCCGGACATGGTCGACGCCTGCGCCGAAGCGCTGAAGGCGGCGGGCCTGGGCAATCCGCAGATCCGCCGCGAGAAGTACGTCAGCAGCAAATAG
- a CDS encoding ABC transporter ATP-binding protein produces the protein MGAKASSLASQNDTAPALRVRDLRKTYDNGTQALKGVSLEVAPGDFFALLGPNGAGKSTLIGIISSLVNLSEGQVEVFGSDLVRNRSATMRLIGLVPQEINFNLFEKPFDILVNYAGFYGVPRAEAEQMAEVELKRAHLWEKAQVMSRTLSGGMKRRLMIARAMMTRPRLLILDEPTAGVDIEIRRDMWRVLKEINAAGTTIILTTHYLEEAEHLCRNLAIIDHGQIVTQGPMRELLAKLDVEGFLLDIDGALPAQLPVIEGATLIATDSHTLDIDMPRAMDLNRVFEALNAAGIRVRSMRTKSNRLEELFVRLTGNQETSA, from the coding sequence ATGGGCGCGAAGGCTTCGAGCTTGGCTTCCCAGAACGATACGGCGCCCGCCCTGCGCGTGCGCGACCTGCGTAAAACCTATGACAACGGCACCCAGGCCCTGAAAGGGGTCTCGCTGGAAGTGGCCCCGGGCGATTTCTTCGCCCTGCTGGGCCCGAACGGCGCCGGCAAGTCCACCCTGATCGGCATCATCAGCTCCCTGGTCAACCTCAGCGAGGGCCAGGTGGAGGTGTTCGGCAGCGACCTGGTGCGCAACCGCAGCGCCACCATGCGCCTGATCGGGCTGGTGCCGCAGGAGATCAACTTCAACTTGTTCGAAAAGCCCTTCGACATCCTGGTGAACTACGCCGGTTTCTACGGCGTGCCGCGCGCGGAAGCCGAGCAGATGGCCGAGGTCGAGCTCAAGCGCGCCCACCTGTGGGAGAAGGCGCAGGTGATGAGCCGCACCCTGTCCGGTGGCATGAAGCGCCGGCTGATGATCGCCCGCGCGATGATGACCCGGCCGCGCCTGCTGATCCTGGACGAACCGACTGCCGGCGTGGACATCGAGATCCGCCGCGACATGTGGCGGGTGCTGAAGGAGATCAACGCCGCCGGCACTACGATCATCCTGACCACCCACTACCTGGAAGAGGCCGAGCACCTGTGCCGCAACCTGGCCATCATCGACCATGGCCAGATCGTCACCCAGGGCCCGATGCGCGAACTGCTGGCCAAGCTTGATGTGGAAGGCTTCCTGCTGGACATCGACGGCGCCCTGCCCGCGCAGCTGCCGGTGATCGAGGGTGCGACCCTGATCGCCACCGACAGCCACACGCTGGACATCGACATGCCGCGCGCGATGGATCTGAACCGCGTGTTCGAAGCACTGAACGCAGCGGGCATCCGCGTGCGTTCGATGCGTACCAAGAGCAACCGCCTGGAGGAACTGTTCGTGCGCCTCACCGGCAACCAGGAGACGTCCGCATGA
- a CDS encoding ABC transporter permease: MSSTPTPVLTDGQRNRIALMTIVRREVARIMRIWGQTLVPPAITMTLYFLIFGGLIGSRVGDMGGYTYMQFIVPGLVMMSVIQNSYGNISSSFFGAKFGRHVEELLVSPMPNWVILWGYVAGAVLRGLMVGVIVLIIAMFFTPVRIPHPLVTLTTVILGATIFSLAGFINAVYAKKFDDVAIVPTFILTPLTYLGGVFYSVKLLPPWAEAATHANPIFYMVNAFRYGLLGSSDVPVVVAYALMIGFVVVLTALALWLLKRGVGMRS, encoded by the coding sequence ATGAGCAGCACCCCGACCCCGGTCCTGACCGACGGCCAGCGCAACCGCATCGCACTGATGACCATCGTGCGCCGCGAAGTCGCCCGCATCATGCGCATCTGGGGCCAGACCCTGGTGCCGCCGGCGATCACCATGACCCTGTACTTCCTGATCTTCGGCGGCCTGATCGGCTCGCGCGTGGGCGACATGGGCGGCTACACCTACATGCAGTTCATCGTGCCGGGCCTGGTGATGATGAGCGTGATCCAGAACAGTTACGGCAACATCAGTTCGTCGTTCTTCGGCGCCAAGTTCGGCCGCCACGTGGAAGAACTGCTGGTCAGCCCGATGCCGAACTGGGTGATCCTGTGGGGCTACGTGGCCGGTGCGGTGCTGCGCGGGCTGATGGTCGGCGTGATCGTGCTGATCATCGCGATGTTCTTCACCCCGGTGCGCATCCCGCATCCGCTGGTGACGCTGACCACGGTGATCCTGGGCGCGACGATCTTCTCGCTGGCCGGCTTCATCAACGCGGTGTATGCGAAGAAGTTCGATGACGTGGCGATCGTGCCGACCTTCATCCTGACCCCGCTGACCTACCTGGGCGGCGTGTTCTATTCGGTGAAGCTGCTGCCGCCATGGGCGGAGGCGGCCACGCACGCGAACCCGATCTTCTACATGGTCAACGCGTTCCGCTATGGCCTGCTGGGCAGCAGCGATGTGCCGGTGGTGGTGGCGTATGCGCTGATGATCGGTTTCGTGGTGGTGCTGACGGCGCTGGCGCTGTGGTTGTTGAAGCGCGGCGTGGGCATGCGCAGCTGA